The genomic segment GCCGAGGTGCTGGGTGAGTCTACTGGACTCATTTTGGAGGCGATGCTAAGATTTGCTTCTTTTCCACGCAGGGTAGAGGGTTCTAGGCAGAGAGAGGCAAGGGGTTGGTGAGAGCTGAGGTTAACCTTCCTACCCACAGTAGTGGTTCATGGCAACGGCCCCCCTAGCTAGTGTAGACGTGTGTAGGGACAAAATGTAGAGCAGCTGGCAGCAGTTCTTTCTGAATGACGTGAAGGTGGAACGCACATGGAGAGGAATTCTTCCTGCTACCTTCCTTGATCAAGGTAGAAATAAGTATCTTTAATACTGaagagaaggggagagtgagTCTGGGAGCTCAACACCCACCTACCCCACCTCCCAGGCCTAGCAGGTGTCTGAGGGTACAGACCCCGTGGTATTCTGGGACTTGTTGTTTTTCCTGGCCTTGCTCCCTTGGCATGTTGGGAGCTGTAGTCTTTGCCAGCCACAGCCTGGCACAACTGTTTGACGCCTGCTGCTGCCCACTGCCTGAACAGAGTAAGATTTGGCctaccctgcccctccccccccaagtcCTGCCCCATGAGTCAGCTTGAAGCCATGGTCTAGAGCCAGGCTGGCTGGATGGCAGGGAAGTGAGTCTTAGAGATTTTCATTGACAGGGCAGGAACTGAGAGGGCTCTGGGGTAATGAGCAGATGCCAGCCATGCTGGGGTCAAGTAGGGCATCATGTCATCACCTGGCTTCCCCAGTTCAAGGGCTCAAGAGATCAACTGTGATGACCTAGGCATGGAAGTGCTAAGGAAAAGGCCCTTCTTAAATCTATACAGTGTGGgtagagaaaaggagggaagagatggGTACACGTTGTACCCTCTTACATTGCTGCCTGCTCCTGGCGTTCTGCCCTTCCCAGacaccccacccaccacaggGAAACAGAATTTTGTTAGGGCTTCTAGTTCTAATGAGAACTTGGTGAAATAGGATAGTGTAGGGTGCAGTGATGGGAACTTGGTATAGGAGAGTTTTTCAGCCCCTAGATGCAAAACTCccctttctccctgcctcccacccccatctctgttGTTGCTGATTCTCCCTATACAATTAATCTCCCTGCTTCTCTCATTCTGGGAGTTTTTCTTTGCACTGTCAGGACTGCTGCCCAGATCTCTGGGGCTTGCATCTTACTTTTTTAAGCCCTGCTATGTGCTTACCCCTGTGCTTGGAGTTGGGCAGAGGAGTGAAGTATAAACCTATCCTCAAGAACCCTAtggtcagggcttcctaggtggcgcagtggttaagaacccacctgccaatgctccaggaagatcccacatgccgtggagcaactaagcctttgtgccacaactattgagcctgcgctttagagcccttgtgccacaactattgagcccatgtgctgcaactcctgaagcccatgcacctagagcccttgctccacaacaagagaagccacggcagtgaggagcctgcgcaccacaacgaagagtagcccccactcaccgcaactaaagaaagcccgtacacagcaaaaaaagacccaacacagccaataaaataaataaataaataaataaataaataaataaataaataaataaataaaattaaaaaaaaaaagaaccttatgTTCAGTCTAGGAGAGGTCTTACCCACAGGAGCAAGCAAAACTATCACTGGGTTAAAGGAGATAGTGACACTGCCATAGGTGAGGTCTCAGAAGAGACAGATATTTATGGTCCAAGGTGGCCAGAGTAGGCCTTATGGAGAGGATGGCATTTGGCCTAGCCAAGGAGGAAGGGTAAGACTCGGATAGGCATAAGGGAATGTTCCATGAATGAGAAAGGGTTTTGTGGGTAGCAGGCAGCACAGGCTTCTGACCAAAGGATAAGCTTGATCCTGGGGGTAGTGTTTTCTCCCATGTAGGAAAATGGCCTTCAACTGGACATCCCCTTACCAAATATGGGCTCCTGAGGGTGGACTAGTCAGTGAAGACCATCTTGTACCCTGACAGAAAAGCAGTGGTTTGGGTTTTTGGGTATTGGATATGTTGGGGAAGAGTGGCGAGGTACTCCAGCTGTCTGACTGTCACTGTCTTATCTCTAGTTTGCAGGGCCTAGGGGGAGGGGTAGGCTCTGGAAGGTGCCTTCTAGCAGTgcttcctcctccaccccaccccctctagACTTGTTTTTGGTTAGATTTGTTGCTTCCTGTTAAGGGGACAGACTGCTGGGGGCAACTGGGAGTTTAATGCTGAGGGGCCCACTTTGAGCTGACCTGAGGTATGTACTTCTAAGGAGTACTACTAGGGGTGTAAGTTTCTGAAAGACCTCTGCCCTTAGGGTTATGGGGTGCACTTGTCCCTTTAGAGATAGGTATATGGGAAGGAGTCGTGCAACTCAGTAGCCTTGACTAGGAGGGTTGAATTCTTGCTTTGGCCACCTCTCAGTTGGCATGGTCTCTTGGATCTTGGGGTATCTCATCTCTCTTCTCATTCAGGGCAGGAGTCCCCCAGCTGGTGGCCCTAAGTAGTTATCCTGCCTCAACGTACTTGTCATATCCTTATTACAATGAGCTAAGACCTGCCTCTCTGTGACTCCTTGTATAGCCCAGTTCTGACCACTGGGCCTGGATCCCAAGACTGCCCCTTCTGTTTCTGAAGGGCTCTTCATACTGGAGGAAGATGTCCTGAGGTATACTCTATTAGCCGACAATTGGAGAGCAGCCTCACCACTGGCTCCAGAGATCCTGACttatgtctgtttttctctcctcagGGTCCAGCTGAGCCTAGGAGCTGCACGGAATGGTGGCAGTCACCTTGCCAGCGCAGCAGGCATGGACCAGACTGCAAGCTAGGAGAGTGAGGCATCAGTCAGGAAGAGGGAACACACAGCTAGGCTTAAGGCCTCTTCATCGGGGTGAGTGCcagggagatggagggcaagcagGTCTCGTTAGAAACCTGAGCTAAATGTGTCACCTTCTCAGAAGTTCTGAGAGTGGCCTTTATATTCCATTAAGCCATCTGGGGATTTGGATACCTTCACCCCCAGGAACCTCAGGTCACCTGCTCAGACCAGGGGAGGATCTGAAATTCATCCGGGAGGGAGATGATTCACTGATTGCTCTaaccatcttttcttctcttctcttgcaCAGATGTCCCCAggccccccagcccaggcccagcaTAAAGGCTGTGGGGGGGGTCCCCCCTGATCCAAGGCGGGGCTTCATGCGCCACGTGCAGGCGGAGCCGTCTCCATCCTCAGAGCCAGAGGCTGGCCCTTCGCAGCCTGCAGTCAGGCAGGGGGCCCTCCAGGGTGGCCTGCTCATGGGCTACAGCCCAGCAGGGGGGGCCACATCCCCCGGGGTCTACCAGGTATCCATCTTTTCCCCTCCAGCTGGTGCCTCCGAGCCTCATAGGGCCCTGAAACGGCCGGCCCCACCCACTGAGGGTCCCCGGGAGCTGAAgagaggccctgggctgggggccagAGAGGGACTACCCCCTGAAGAACCACCTACTGTGGGGCTGTTGGGCCCAGAGGGACTGGGGCTGGGACTGGGCGTGGCCAGCCAACATTTCTGCCATCATGGCCTCTGTGTTGTGGAACAGGGAGGTAGCGCCACCTCACCTTGGACTTCAGGGGCCCGGAGTCCCCCCTGGCCCCCATCAAATGCTTCCTGCAGTACTTTGCACACCAGAGACTGGGCTTCCCCAGATCCTGGGGGACAGGGGTCCCTGGGGGAGTCCCCAGGGCCAGCCCCTACGGGACAGCTGCACACACTTGACACTGATTTGCACAGTCTTGCACAAATAGGGGGTGAGAGCCTAGTGGCTGGGGTGGGCAACGGGGGCAGCCCCTGGCCTAGGGAGTCCCCTGGCACTGCCAATGGGCACAGGCCCGAGCACACACCCCCTGGCCCTGGACCTCCAGGCCCCTGCCCCACCAAGCGAAGGCTGCTTCCTGCTGGAGAAGCCCTGGATGTCAGCTCTGAGGATGAGGGGCCAGCCCCTCGGAGGCGCCGGGGAACCCTGGGCCACCTTCCTGCTGCCAACAGTTCTAATGCCAAAGCCACACCCTTCTGGAGCCACCTGCTGCCTGGGCCCAAGGAGCCTGTGCTGGTAAGTCAGGAGAGGGAATGGTCCGCTCTTAAGTGAATATCTGCGTGGGGAACGGTGATGGGCTTGGAGGGATGCTCCTGTGAGAGCTTGTGATGAGCCCCTGCTCCAAATATATCTGGCCTGCAGCCAGTCTCTTTCCCTAATCTTTCCTCTCCATAGGACCCAACAGACTGCAGTCCCATGGGGCGGAGGCGGAAAGGTGCCCATCGCCTGAAGCTGTAAGTGACCAGcttctccctgcccttccctgaATTCTCTTTCCATCCCCAGGGTAGGAGACCTCAGGGAAGAAGCCCTAGGTAGTAGCAAACGGTGGGGCCCAAGGACAATAGCAAATGTCCCAGAATACCTCCAGCCAACCCACTTCTGTGTCCCCTCACCTACCAGGAACTCCCTTCGAAGCCTCCGGAAGGGGCCAGGCCTGCTGAGCCCCCCCAGTGCCTCCCCTGTTCCCACCCCCGCCGTCAGCCGTACCCTGCTGGGCAACTTTGAGGTAGTTCCCCTTGGATTCCTTGACTGGGGGGGTCTTGCGGAAAGGGCTGGTGGTGTGTGGCTTGGATGGATAAGGAAAATAGCTTGCATTTGTCTCAATGTGTTTTCCCACCCTAACCCCAGGAATCATTGCTGCGAGGACGCTTTGCACCATCTGGCCACATCGAGGGCTTCACAGCAGAGATTGGCGCTAGTGGATCCTATTGCCCTCAGCATGTCACGCTGCCTGTCACTGTCACCTTCTTTGATGTTTCTGAGCAAAATGCCCCGGCTCCCTTCCTGGTATGACCTGACTTCAACCCAGAGTTAGCTCATGAGGGGCATGAGGGCTTGGGGCTggacaaaacaaaagacaaagcaaaagactttatcGGGAAGAGgcacccaggcagagagcagcagggtaagggaacccaggagaactgctctggaGGTATTCTTCAGACATTCTCACCTAAGAGTCAGGGCCAGGTGGGGAGAACTCTAATGTGGGCAGGGGCCAGGTCTAGGAATGAGAGATTGTAGCGATGGATGAGTATTCAGGGATCTCCCAGACCCTACCTTGGCTGATGGCTCTGTGGCCTTCCCAGGGTGTCGTGGACCTGAACCCCCTGGGGAGGAAGGGTTACAGCGTGCCCAAGGTGGGCACCATCCAAGTGGTGAGTTTTCATGAGGGGGAAtgagagtggggagaggaaaacaTCCCTTAGACCCTACCAACCTCACCTGTCCTGCCCCCAGACCTTATTTAACCCCAACCAGACTGTGGTAAAGATGTTCCTCGTGACCTTTGACTTCTCGGACATGCCTGCTGCCCACATGACCTTCCTGCGCCATCGCCTCTTTTTGGTGCCTGTGGGTGAGGAGGGAAATGCTAGCCCCACCCGCCGCCTCCTCTGCTACTTGTTGCACCTCAGGTGAGGACAGGGCCCAGGGGCACCTGGGGAGGAGGCCCAGGTATCCTTTCCACAGCCCAGGTATGTCTTCCCTGAATAGGATCTCTCCTTGCTTCTCTATAGTCTGGGCTCTTGCTTTGATCACCCTGTCCTCCCCCAGGTTCCGGAGCTCCCGCTCAGGCCGCTTAAGCCTGCATGGAGACATCCGCCTGCTTTTTTCCCGCCGGAGCCTGGAACTGGACACAGGGCTCCCCTATGAACTGCAGGCTGTGACTGAGGCCCCTCACAACCCACGTTATTCACCTTTGCCCTGATTGTCAGCGCCCTGAACCCATGTGGGCCAAGGACCTGCCCATCCTGCTCCATCCTGGACAGAGCAAACATGTGGAGAGGTGGCGAGAGACCCTTTAGGCTTGCATTAAAGCCCTCACCATGCTCATGCCCAAACTGATTATTTGGGTATTTAAAGCTTCTGATCTTACCACACTCTGCCCTATTCTGGGTACTCCACGTGCCTGCCCCCTCCCTTGGATTTCCCAGGCCAGCTGAGGTAGTGGGGAGGAACTGGAGCTACCCTAAGGTTGTCCTAAGTTCCCAGGCAAGTCATGCCAGCGTTGCCTCCCTGTCCGGGGCAGGGGccacttattattttatttatttttaatttataatttattcaaaTTGGATTGCCTTGGTAACCTCCCAAACCTGATAATTGGCAttgcccctcctcctttcccactGTCAGATATTGCTCCAACCTCAGGAGTTGAAGAGGCTGATATGGGGGCTGTGGGAGAACTGCTGTCCCTCAGCTGAGAGCAGAGAAGTTACCCCAGAAGGACTGAGTCGCCAGCCAAAGACTCAGCTTCCCCTGTCCTTCCCTATTCCTTTCACTTCCCTGAACCTCTCACCCCTCTCTGAAAGCcaactatgtgtgtgtgtgtgtgtgtgtggtgtgtgtgtgtgtgtgtgtgtgtgtgttgagggggtaTGTGCGTGAGAGAGAGAGCCCGTGCATgcaagtgcacacacacaggggTCAACCACCCCTCAACTAGGACTCCAGACTCTGGTTCTCCCTCTCCTGCCTGTATCTCCTTGCTTTGGGGTCCTGACTGAGGAAGGCGTTCAGGGGACAGAGTCAGGGCCAAGGACTGGGGTGCTTCCTCTCACCTGGCCAGACTCTGACCCACCTACCTCAGTTGGGGTGAGGGGCACCCCTCAAACTCAGTCATGTAGTTACCAACTACCCCATTCCCCACTCTAGACTCTGACCCAACCTTAGGCCTGATGCCTGGGGCTGGGCTAAGGGGAACAAGCATTTGCTgaaacttgaaaaaaacaaacaaacaacaacaaaaaaacaaaaacaggaaaaaattgtacctggtacttttttttttagaaaaaaaagaaagaataaattcttGTTTGGAAACTTGAGCAAAGCCTTACTTTTTCTGTTGGGGAGAGCATGGGAATGGGGATGGAGGGCCTAAAGCTGGGACTCTGCCCTTTCCCCAGGGAAGAGGCCTGAGGCCAGAAGGTCTTAGGCGAGGCCCCCATGATTCTTAGGATCTGGTCTTGCTCTTTTCACATAATGGGGTGGCATAGTGGGAAAGGTTCTGCCATAAAAGGTGAACTCTGAATGTGGATCTGGATTCTTGTACTGGTTCTATTGTCGATGATTTTTAGCTCCTCTGAGCTTCAGTGCactgaaatgtaaaatgaagGTGACAACGCAAGTCTCCTAATGGATGTGCCAGAGCATCAGGGATGTGTGCAGGGTAACATGCTCCAGAGAAAGCTGAATGTTAGGGCTGTGTGCTGGACTCTGTATCCAAAGGAACCTGGCCTGATAGACCCTGACGGggtagaggcagaaaaagctatGATGCCTtgggagaagaagggagggagaaatctCAGTCCAATCACCGGGCAATGTTAGGCCCAGTCACCATGGCAACGGGAATGGGGTCAGTCCCCAGTGGGAGGGCTGGGTACAACACAGCAGAACTACCAGAGAATGTCACTATGGCAACCACGGACGAGTCAGCGCCAATCGCCTGTCGCTATGGTAACACATGGGGGAGACTATTCGCTCAGAAGGGTAAACTGAGTCTCCAGCGGGGGTAAAGAATTCTGTGGGAGGCTTTTCTGGGCCACCTGCATGCGAAAAATAGCCTCCATTTGGTCACCGTGTTCGGGATGTCAGGCTTCATCAGCGAGACCGAAAACAAACTCCAGCCTTGGGCACTCTGGAAGGTATGCGGCTCCCAGCGAGCAACTTGAGGCACGCTCCTGCCAAGTAACGCTGATTGGCtgaggggggaagggggaagggacgGCCGGAAGTACATCCGGGGGAGTGGAAATATCGGAGGAGAGGCTTGGGTCTGGGCATCTAGAGCGACCGCTCTGCTCCGCGTCTCGTTGGTTCCGGAGGTCGCTGTGGCCGTGGGAAATGCTGGCGCGCGCGGCGCGGGGGACTGGGGCCCTTTTGCTGAAGGTGAGTGCAAGGCATCCTTCTCTAAGGGTCGGGCCAGAGATCACCTGGGTCTTCAACTGGGAAGGGCCCAGATTCTAAATTTGGGGAGAGAACTGGGCTCGGAGGTTGTGGTACTCATGTGAGCCCCTTTCCGAGACTCTTTAGAGTTATGGTTTAGGGA from the Hippopotamus amphibius kiboko isolate mHipAmp2 chromosome 2, mHipAmp2.hap2, whole genome shotgun sequence genome contains:
- the ATOSB gene encoding atos homolog protein B isoform X1, producing the protein MRHVQAEPSPSSEPEAGPSQPAVRQGALQGGLLMGYSPAGGATSPGVYQVSIFSPPAGASEPHRALKRPAPPTEGPRELKRGPGLGAREGLPPEEPPTVGLLGPEGLGLGLGVASQHFCHHGLCVVEQGGSATSPWTSGARSPPWPPSNASCSTLHTRDWASPDPGGQGSLGESPGPAPTGQLHTLDTDLHSLAQIGGESLVAGVGNGGSPWPRESPGTANGHRPEHTPPGPGPPGPCPTKRRLLPAGEALDVSSEDEGPAPRRRRGTLGHLPAANSSNAKATPFWSHLLPGPKEPVLDPTDCSPMGRRRKGAHRLKLNSLRSLRKGPGLLSPPSASPVPTPAVSRTLLGNFEESLLRGRFAPSGHIEGFTAEIGASGSYCPQHVTLPVTVTFFDVSEQNAPAPFLGVVDLNPLGRKGYSVPKVGTIQVTLFNPNQTVVKMFLVTFDFSDMPAAHMTFLRHRLFLVPVGEEGNASPTRRLLCYLLHLRFRSSRSGRLSLHGDIRLLFSRRSLELDTGLPYELQAVTEAPHNPRYSPLP
- the ATOSB gene encoding atos homolog protein B isoform X2, which encodes MRHVQAEPSPSSEPEAGPSQPAVRQGALQGGLLMGYSPAGGATSPGVYQVSIFSPPAGASEPHRALKRPAPPTEGPRELKRGPGLGAREGLPPEEPPTVGLLGPEGLGLGLGVASQHFCHHGLCVVEQGGSATSPWTSGARSPPWPPSNASCSTLHTRDWASPDPGGQGSLGESPGPAPTGQLHTLDTDLHSLAQIGGESLVAGVGNGGSPWPRESPGTANGHRPEHTPPGPGPPGPCPTKRRLLPAGEALDVSSEDEGPAPRRRRGTLGHLPAANSSNAKATPFWSHLLPGPKEPVLDPTDCSPMGRRRKGAHRLKLNSLRSLRKGPGLLSPPSASPVPTPAVSRTLLGNFEESLLRGRFAPSGHIEGFTAEIGASGSYCPQHVTLPVTVTFFDVSEQNAPAPFLTLFNPNQTVVKMFLVTFDFSDMPAAHMTFLRHRLFLVPVGEEGNASPTRRLLCYLLHLRFRSSRSGRLSLHGDIRLLFSRRSLELDTGLPYELQAVTEAPHNPRYSPLP
- the ATOSB gene encoding atos homolog protein B isoform X3; this translates as MGRRRKGAHRLKLNSLRSLRKGPGLLSPPSASPVPTPAVSRTLLGNFEESLLRGRFAPSGHIEGFTAEIGASGSYCPQHVTLPVTVTFFDVSEQNAPAPFLGVVDLNPLGRKGYSVPKVGTIQVTLFNPNQTVVKMFLVTFDFSDMPAAHMTFLRHRLFLVPVGEEGNASPTRRLLCYLLHLRFRSSRSGRLSLHGDIRLLFSRRSLELDTGLPYELQAVTEAPHNPRYSPLP